The sequence below is a genomic window from Thermoplasma sp. Kam2015.
ATCGCTATTGGATCCGCAGTGAGAATTCACACTCATCGATCTGCAAAGTATTCGAATACGGGCAATAACCTCTTTCTTAGTTCACGTCCACGATCCGTAAGATCGTAAGTCACAATGTCTCCATCATATCTTTCTATCAGTCCAGCAGCTATCATATCATGAAGCCTCGCCGAGAGCATGGCGCCGCTTATTCCAGGTATCGCCTTCTTCATATCATTGAAATTTTTCCTTGTGTTATCGTTACCGAGTACGGACAGAACAAATATGGCATATTTCTTCCCTATTATATGTAGAACGGGTTCTGCTGGATCTATACATATTTCGCCGCTATCTGTCTTTATCATGCATGATAGCGCCTTGTTGTTTTCCATGCAGAAAATATATGCATCTGTTATTTAAAGGACATCCTTCACATTCAGGCACCTTTCTGCAGTGATCCTTGGATATCTGTACGATCATTGCATGCAGATTCTTGAGGCGGCGCACGTCATTTATTTCCTCCTCCACGTCCCTTTTGATATTTTCTCCGGTTATCCCGTAGCATCTCTCAATGAACCTCTTCGTGTATCTATCGATCACAAAAACAGGAAAATCTAGTGCGTAGAGCAGAATGGAATCCAGAGTCTCCTGGCCGATGCCCTTCAAACCCGAAAAGAATGATATCGCCGTTTGAAGATCCTTTATATTTTCTATCGATCCGAATCGTTCCACGACGGATCTGGATATGGATATCAGGCGGTCGGCCTTCTGGTTATAGAATCCCGCCGGCCTTATGATCTCGGCAAGCTTTTGTCTGTCGCATCTGGATATGTCTGCAAGTGT
It includes:
- a CDS encoding helix-turn-helix domain-containing protein; its protein translation is MIKTDSGEICIDPAEPVLHIIGKKYAIFVLSVLGNDNTRKNFNDMKKAIPGISGAMLSARLHDMIAAGLIERYDGDIVTYDLTDRGRELRKRLLPVFEYFADR
- a CDS encoding endonuclease III domain-containing protein, with the protein product MGLYSTIYDDLFCIYGDLRWWPADSRDEVVIGAILTQNTSWNNVEKAISRLKENGLMTLADISRCDRQKLAEIIRPAGFYNQKADRLISISRSVVERFGSIENIKDLQTAISFFSGLKGIGQETLDSILLYALDFPVFVIDRYTKRFIERCYGITGENIKRDVEEEINDVRRLKNLHAMIVQISKDHCRKVPECEGCPLNNRCIYFLHGKQQGAIMHDKDR